A genomic window from Henningerozyma blattae CBS 6284 chromosome 3, complete genome includes:
- the TBLA0C06440 gene encoding uncharacterized protein (similar to Saccharomyces cerevisiae BBC1 (YJL020C); ancestral locus Anc_5.170) produces MSTPFKVVATFPYTSEYEDDLNFDKDQTITVTAIEDDEWYSGEYLGPDGVMRVGIFPRSFVAAAPTTVEPKLAPTPAAPVAVQEPVATTIPDVVASTPAAPIAQEPIATASIVQEPAITAAQTAAPVAQEPTVIPTPSAAPMVQEPIHMPTPITHETSQTIKESLTTSIVAPIKSNISTKEDDDDDDFEDAHETPLEEQPPKFPETISTTTSPQIPAATPITQPTSTQVPATSESHTTHQSAPAIPVGTPTVTQQKMEQKTFEPSKLKERLTMFNQDLMDSNTRTSSNNSTVEPKKINIPEAINLSGDSKKSKDVKHSTMKQDEANLPKTSLKDRIALLQEQQRIQAEKQKAQDEAEAAKKNAEIKAGQEQRLAEANEPSSEDSEDDLEEIKEVTQQENVQSAPSIPKVPTTDLQQERAGSTAISLEPSDDLMKPVEKSTSNDLLAAAERAANIPTIPQGLPAGTLPMMGAPMPASSTQKDDDSSSEGSYSSSGDDEEEEEDEEDEEEAKRAALIARIAKMSSAGRFGGAGGAVGFNPFGMAAPVSEPSKKKKKKKHHHHHHHKEEPSADPARDTGAQTIPTETEAPPSSTNVDLEQPQEDLQIQPNAPISNSMEEQNSNAAQTPIDSEKLLVSEPNVKKQVSREAPQIPEVPSAANPLENPIENDNVQSNEKREEPQAPPPVPTEAPHIPAIPSIPEGPKESAPKPASNVPELKARKTVADTEGLSPISSRAPPVPTLQNRQTMPAIPSATSAPPLPPSVSSIPPIPSASEIPSTSSREPQLPPQVSPDHHKISLDPRSSASPVDHHAYHQLASTGSNPFNSDDLSEETSPLKSHEHHPHHPQTHMPSIPVPPVPTAAPLSDIRSNESTASQDGSLNIRTTLSNTSTDQPPPIPQMASPTRKAPNMPPVPTVSTPAPSGLNAPPLPGHGPPPGGHAPRSGAPPPPPHSRHSRKGAPPPPPAGAPIPGNAVPPVPGVLPSLPAPTQPPKVPSAAPPKSASSPTPRALPTPPSVPAVPVPGNAPAPPFPVVPSAAQVPASHPIPHPSLELRRASTTKDGVDLTHQAHIEVDPNATWWLNKQPPPDSQISKFKHLLEIDDHVINKRLNEKAVMRDYYFLFEDYSQLHLMITFNTKDPSGTLRTSQSYIQNSFKPDALIKYSEKYGKLITEKTREMIGQPSTEATIVGTIYSQIDGNMIAPIANRTFGVPLFSYKAGSDATPDEESLKKIRSGDILVVRKGKFEVHKKLAKNDIVSIGDGSQPYVAIVTEYDFNKGKFRVVEEQNGKIVQESYKLNSMRGGKLKVFRVVGKGYVGWK; encoded by the coding sequence ATGTCGACTCCGTTCAAAGTAGTTGCTACTTTCCCGTATACCTCTGAATACGAAGATGATTTGAATTTCGATAAGGATCAAACCATCACTGTCACAGCcattgaagatgatgaatgGTATTCTGGGGAATATTTAGGTCCTGATGGAGTTATGAGGGTAGGTATCTTTCCAAGGAGTTTTGTTGCTGCAGCTCCAACCACAGTAGAGCCTAAACTAGCTCCTACACCAGCTGCACCTGTAGCTGTTCAAGAGCCTGTAGCCACTACAATTCCTGATGTTGTTGCTTCAACTCCAGCTGCTCCAATTGCTCAAGAACCAATTGCTACTGCTTCGATAGTTCAAGAACCTGCTATTACTGCTGCTCAAACTGCTGCTCCAGTAGCTCAGGAACCTACTGTTATTCCTACTCCTTCTGCTGCTCCAATGGTTCAGGAACCTATCCATATGCCGACCCCTATTACCCATGAAACTTCTCAAACTATCAAAGAATCGTTAACTACTTCCATAGTAGCCCCTATTAAGTCCAATATCTCAActaaagaagatgatgacgaCGACGATTTTGAAGATGCTCATGAAACCCCATTGGAGGAACAGCCACCAAAATTTCCTGAAACTATTTCAACTACCACTTCTCCACAGATTCCTGCCGCCACTCCAATAACTCAACCAACTTCTACACAAGTGCCGGCTACTTCTGAATCACATACTACACATCAATCTGCTCCAGCTATTCCAGTAGGTACTCCTACAGTAACTCAACAAAAAATGGAGCAAAAGACTTTTGAACCatcaaaattaaaggaAAGATTAACAATGTTTAATCAAGATTTGATGGATTCCAACACAAGAACATCAAGTAACAATTCTACTGTTGAacctaaaaaaattaatataccAGAGGCTATCAATCTCTCAGGTGATTCTAAGAAATCCAAGGACGTTAAACATTCTACCATGAAACAAGATGAAGCAAATTTACCAAAGACAAGCTTGAAAGATAGAATTGCTTTATTACAAGAACAACAAAGAATCCAGGCCGAAAAACAAAAGGCTCAAGATGAAGCGGAAGCTGCCAAGAAAAATGCAGAAATTAAAGCAGGCCAAGAACAAAGATTAGCTGAAGCCAATGAACCATCTTCTGAGGATTCAGAAGATGatttagaagaaattaagGAAGTTACACAACAAGAGAATGTACAATCTGCACCAAGCATTCCAAAAGTACCAACTACTGATTTACAACAAGAAAGAGCGGGATCAACCGCTATTTCTCTAGAACCATCTGATGATTTAATGAAACCTGTGGAGAAATCTACTtctaatgatttattagcTGCTGCTGAAAGAGCAGCTAATATCCCAACAATTCCTCAAGGCTTACCAGCTGGCACACTGCCAATGATGGGTGCTCCAATGCCAGCTTCATCCACTCAAAAAGATGATGACTCTAGCTCTGAAGGAAGTTACAGTAGTAGCGGTGacgatgaagaagaagaagaagatgaagaagatgaagaggAGGCAAAACGTGCTGCTCTTATTGCCAGAATTGCTAAAATGTCTAGTGCTGGTAGGTTTGGTGGCGCTGGTGGCGCAGTCGGATTTAATCCATTTGGTATGGCTGCTCCAGTCTCTGAACcatcaaagaaaaagaagaagaagaagcaTCATCACCATCATCACCATAAAGAAGAACCCTCTGCAGACCCAGCAAGAGATACAGGGGCACAGACAATTCCTACGGAAACTGAAGCCCCACCATCTTCTACAAATGTTGATTTAGAACAACCTCAAGAAGATTTACAGATCCAACCTAACGCCCCTATTTCTAACTCTATGGAGGAGCAAAATTCGAATGCCGCTCAAACTCCAATAGATTCGGAAAAACTTCTAGTATCTGAACCAAATGTTAAAAAACAGGTATCAAGAGAAGCTCCACAAATTCCTGAAGTTCCATCGGCAGCAAACCCTCTTGAAAATCCcatagaaaatgataatgttCAATCCAATGAGAAAAGAGAAGAACCACAAGCTCCTCCTCCAGTTCCTACTGAAGCACCTCATATTCCAGCTATCCCATCAATTCCAGAGGGTCCCAAAGAGTCGGCTCCCAAACCAGCTTCGAATGTACCAGAATTGAAAGCTCGTAAAACTGTTGCTGATACAGAAGGATTATCACCAATTTCGAGTCGTGCTCCCCCAGTTCCAACTTTACAAAACCGCCAAACTATGCCTGCAATTCCTTCAGCCACTTCTGCACCACCATTACCTCCTTCTGTATCTTCAATACCACCAATCCCAAGTGCTTCAGAAATTCCTTCTACATCATCTAGGGAACCACAACTTCCTCCCCAGGTATCTCCGGATCATCATAAGATATCATTAGATCCAAGATCCTCTGCTAGTCCTGTTGATCATCATGCCTATCATCAATTGGCTTCTACTGGTAGTAATCCATTTAATAGTGATGATCTTTCGGAAGAAACTTCACCTCTTAAATCTCATGAACACCACCCTCATCATCCACAAACACATATGCCTTCAATCCCTGTTCCCCCAGTTCCAACAGCTGCCCCATTATCAGATATCAGAAGTAATGAGTCCACAGCTTCACAGGATGgatcattaaatattagGACTACATTATCAAATACATCAACAGATCAACCACCACCAATTCCTCAAATGGCATCCCCTACACGTAAGGCCCCAAATATGCCACCAGTACCTACTGTTTCAACTCCAGCTCCTTCAGGATTAAATGCTCCACCGTTACCAGGTCATGGTCCACCACCTGGCGGACATGCACCAAGAAGTGGCGCACCACCTCCACCACCGCACTCACGCCACTCCCGTAAGGGTGCACCTCCGCCTCCTCCTGCTGGTGCTCCAATACCAGGTAATGCAGTTCCTCCAGTTCCGGGTGTGCTACCATCTCTACCAGCTCCAACACAACCTCCAAAAGTACCTTCTGCAGCTCCTCCAAAGTCTGCGTCCTCACCAACTCCAAGAGCCTTACCTACACCTCCATCAGTTCCAGCAGTACCTGTTCCAGGAAATGCCCCAGCACCTCCGTTCCCCGTTGTACCATCTGCAGCACAAGTTCCAGCTTCACATCCTATTCCGCATCCTTCTTTAGAATTAAGGAGGGCATCAACTACAAAGGATGGTGTAGATCTAACTCACCAAGCTCACATTGAAGTTGATCCAAATGCTACTTGGTGGCTAAATAAACAGCCACCACCAGATTCTcaaatttctaaattcaAACATTTACTTGAGATTGATGATCAtgtaattaataaaagattaaatgaaaaagcTGTCATGCgagattattatttcttgtttGAAGATTATTCACAATTACATCTCATGATAACATTTAATACTAAGGATCCTTCAGGCACATTAAGAACATCTCAATcatatattcaaaatagtTTTAAGCCAGATGCTTTAATTAAGTACTCTGAAAAATATGGTAAACTAATTACTGAGAAGACTCGTGAAATGATAGGCCAGCCATCAACTGAAGCAACTATTGTTGGTACTATTTACTCTCAAATAGACGGTAATATGATAGCTCCAATTGCTAACAGAACTTTTGGGGTTCCATTATTTAGTTACAAAGCTGGAAGCGATGCTACACCTGATGAAGAatctttaaagaaaatcaGGAGTGGTGATATCTTAGTGGTAAGAAAGGGTAAATTTGAAGTACACAAAAAACTTGCTAAGAATGATATCGTGTCAATTGGTGACGGTAGCCAACCATACGTTGCCATTGTCACTGAGTATGATTTTAACAAGGGCAAATTCCGCGTAGTTGAAGAACAAAATGGTAAAATTGTACAAGAAAGTTATAAGCTAAACAGCATGCGCGGTGGTAAACTAAAAGTATTCAGAGTTGTCGGGAAAGGTTACGTTGGTTGGAAATGA
- the DHR2 gene encoding RNA helicase (similar to Saccharomyces cerevisiae DHR2 (YKL078W); ancestral locus Anc_2.629) encodes MQSKNVSKKQFKNANNNVRKTNPFKRNSSNANANKFEKKIVEFRDSQDLDGYDDEDEIYVKKSSVGDLKRKAADLLKTRSTLTVYKNKDEIMKYIENCQVTVLIGETGSGKSTQIPQFLLESNKSKNKKDSFSIAVTQPRRVAAINLANRVAQEFGCNIGDQVGYSVRFDNKTSSRTNLKYLTDGMLLRELMIDKQLKDYNVVIIDEAHERTVLTDLILGFLKSLIMGPRPDLKIIVMSATLQAEKFSEFFNNAPILFVEGRKFPVTQYYLKAASDDIVDSIIRCCVQINQGEPIGDILCFLPGQEEIDKAVTIVNKISELVASSSEHRVPSMVAYPLYAALPPSKQAQVFLPIKGFKRKIVFSTNIAETSVTISGVKYVVDSGLRKVKVWRHQLGLATLLTVPISQASAMQRTGRAGRETAGKSYRLYRENDFESLPLQTEPEIARSDVTSPVLFLKRSGVHDIVNWTWFENPGKSSLVMGLQELYQLGALDDSGKITKRGEQMALLPLAPHLSSVLISASETDCLNEVIDIVACLSVENLLLNPLPEQRDEVNENRITLCNNGKKYGDLIMLKELFNIYFYELDTIQDDKNIERSNWCKDLCISYRGFKNVVKVREQLRMYCRKLFNNSNNITEDEAKTMDLDNEKIAKILKCFLIGFSKNTAIGMPDRSYRTVTTGEAISVHPSSLLFLNKNCPGIMYTEYVFTTKGYARNVSRIELSWLQEIVTIGNVTSKERVSK; translated from the coding sequence atgcaatcaaaaaatgtttcaaaAAAGCAATTCAAAAATGCCAATAACAACGTAAGAAAAACTAATCCATTTAAAAGAAACTCGAGCAATGCTAACGCCaacaaatttgaaaaaaaaatagtagaGTTCAGAGATTCCCAAGATTTAGATGGCTATGATGATGAGGATGAAATATATGTGAAAAAATCGTCTGTTGGCGATCTTAAAAGAAAAGCAGCAGATCTGTTGAAAACCAGATCTACTCTGACAGTTTACAAAAAcaaagatgaaattatgaaatatattgaaaattgtcAGGTAACTGTTTTGATTGGTGAAACAGGTTCCGGTAAATCCACCCAAATTCCTCAATTTCTATTAGAGTCAAACAAAtctaagaataaaaaagatagCTTTTCGATTGCCGTTACACAACCCCGTCGTGTTGCTGCTATTAATTTAGCAAATCGTGTAGCTCAAGAATTCGGTTGTAATATAGGTGATCAGGTTGGTTATTCGGTTagatttgataataaaacatCTTCAAGAACTaacttaaaatatttaacagATGGTATGTTATTAAGAGAATTAATGATTgataaacaattaaaagattataaTGTAGTGATAATTGATGAAGCTCATGAAAGAACTGTTTTAACTGATTTAATATTGGGTTTCCtgaaatctttaataatggGGCCACGTCCAGacttaaaaattattgttatGTCAGCCACTTTACAAGCTGAAAAATTTAGTGagttttttaataatgctccaattttatttgtagaAGGTCGTAAATTTCCTGTTactcaatattatttaaaggcTGCATCAGATGATATTGTCGatagtattattagatgtTGTGTTCAAATTAATCAAGGTGAACCGATTGGTGATattctttgttttttacCAGGtcaagaagaaattgataaagCAGTAACAAttgttaataaaattagTGAACTTGTGGCTTCAAGCTCCGAACATCGAGTACCTTCTATGGTGGCCTATCCATTGTATGCAGCATTACCTCCTTCAAAGCAGGCTCAAGTCTTTTTACCAATAAAAGGATTCAAAAGAAAGATTGTTTTTAGTACTAATATTGCGGAAACTTCTGTCACCATATCAGGTGTAAAATATGTTGTTGATTCAGGTTTACGTAAAGTAAAAGTTTGGAGACATCAATTGGGGTTGGCAACATTATTGACAGTTCCAATTTCACAAGCCAGTGCAATGCAACGAACGGGTCGTGCGGGTAGAGAAACTGCAGGTAAGTCTTACAGATTGTATCGTGaaaatgattttgaaaGTCTACCACTTCAAACAGAACCAGAAATCGCAAGATCAGATGTTACATCACcagttttgtttttaaagaGATCAGGAGTTCATGATATTGTAAATTGGACTTGGTTTGAAAATCCGGGAAAATCTTCATTGGTAATGGGTTTACAAGAGTTATACCAATTAGGTGCGTTAGACGATAGTGGTAAAATTACTAAGCGAGGTGAACAAATGGCACTATTACCATTAGCACCACATTTAAGTAGCGTTCTAATATCTGCAAGTGAAACCGATTGTTTGAATGAAGTTATTGATATTGTTGCCTGCTTAAGTGTTGAGAATTTATTACTAAACCCTTTACCAGAACAAAGAGACGAAGTGAATGAAAATCGAATAACTTTATGCAACAATGGTAAGAAATATGGTGATCTAATTATGCTAAAGGAACTgttcaatatttatttttatgaaTTAGATACAATTCAAGACGATAAAAACATTGAGAGAAGTAATTGGTGTAAAGATTTATGTATTTCATATCGTggttttaaaaatgttgTAAAAGTTAGAGAACAATTGAGAATGTATTGCAggaaattatttaacaatagtaataacATCACAGAAGATGAAGCTAAAACAATGGACcttgataatgaaaaaattgcaaaaattctaaaatgtTTCTTAATTggattttctaaaaatactGCAATTGGTATGCCTGATAGATCATATCGTACAGTCACAACTGGTGAGGCTATTAGTGTTCACCCCTCTTCCTTGttgtttttaaataaaaattgtcCTGGTATAATGTACACCGAATATGTCTTCACAACTAAAGGTTATGCTAGAAACGTTAGTAGAATTGAACTTTCATGGTTACAAGAGATTGTGACTATTGGAAATGTAACATCTAAAGAAAGAGTATCAAAATAG
- the PUS6 gene encoding pseudouridine synthase PUS6 (similar to Saccharomyces cerevisiae PUS6 (YGR169C); ancestral locus Anc_5.171), whose protein sequence is MDPEIYVRNGLRFVKPYYSTRQSHVKGRWLGRALPTVLENEFKMSFKKGVKQITCGDIKLMRSPPGSSSRVLSVEETLNEKITPADILISRSHKHEPPVPQWPSCGDLVENILGVPIVFKSSNLLVIDKPSGLPVHPTGQYFYNTLTKVLELGDFPSLRPAFRLDKPTSGLLVLARDTETAGTIQKKIKEHSVTKLYFARVKGKFQDIPLSHSSSIFTIELKRTFDGAFSIPRDATTEFSLWKYSPKLDESIILCKPITGRTHQIRIHLARLGFPIINDPFFNINCTRFPKRTQFIIDNEDWRLNENLKLNFNEFMIEQDSQLDMRLNSKKCPECDAELWHDPDMKEMKLYLHAWKYEGLTDFPIETKLPSWVEELAI, encoded by the coding sequence ATGGATCCTGAAATTTATGTGAGAAACGGACTAAGGTTCGTAAAGCCGTATTATTCTACGAGACAAAGCCATGTAAAAGGCCGCTGGTTAGGCCGGGCGCTACCAACAGTGTTAGagaatgaatttaaaatgtcTTTCAAGAAGGGTGTAAAACAGATCACTTGTggtgatattaaattaatgaGATCACCTCCAGGGTCTTCTTCTAGGGTGTTAAGTGTTGAAGAGACTTTGAACGAAAAAATCACCCCTGCCGATATTTTAATCTCTAGGAGCCATAAACATGAACCACCAGTTCCTCAATGGCCGTCTTGTGGAGACCTTGTTGAAAATATCCTAGGGGTCCCTATTGTTTTCAAATCTTCTAACCTTCTAGTGATAGATAAACCTTCTGGGTTACCAGTTCATCCTACTGGCCaatatttctataataCTCTTACAAAAGTGCTGGAGCTTGGTGACTTTCCCTCATTACGTCCTGCATTTAGATTAGATAAACCGACTTCAGGATTACTTGTGCTTGCTAGGGATACTGAAACCGCAGGCActattcaaaagaaaattaaagaacATTCTGtaacaaaattatattttgcaAGAGTCAAAGGTAAATTCCAAGATATACCGCTGTCGCATTCATCATCCATTTTTACAATAGAGTTAAAGCGAACCTTTGATGGGGCTTTCTCTATACCAAGAGATGCGACTACTGAATTTTCACTCTGGAAATATAGCCCAAAGTTAGACGAATCAATTATCTTGTGTAAACCAATTACCGGTAGAACTCATCAAATTAGAATACATCTTGCAAGGCTAGGGTTTCCGATAATTAATGAtccatttttcaatattaattgtACTAGATTCCCAAAAAGAActcaatttattattgacAATGAAGATTGGAGACtcaatgaaaatttaaaactaaattttaatgaatttatgATTGAGCAAGATTCGCAATTAGATATGAGATTGAATAGCAAGAAGTGTCCAGAATGTGATGCAGAATTATGGCACGATCCCGATATGaaagaaatgaaattatatttgcACGCTTGGAAGTATGAAGGTTTAACAGATTTTCCTATTGAAACTAAATTACCTTCGTGGGTTGAAGAGCTTGCCATTTAG
- the RIM9 gene encoding Rim9p (similar to Saccharomyces cerevisiae RIM9 (YMR063W); ancestral locus Anc_2.630) → MFGINRNYKIIFMIIAITYGMVLQILSNITVPVTHRFWLSSYRGITFGVYGWCVRTPPSNKWFCSDIKLGYETNSTVWDEYIQIPSNTDKAVSRLLVVHSISAIISIFMFILFIPIKHFYYSTTYILLLGIICVFCYIFSLLSFLVDILIFFSSLSWLGWINLSCPIIYAICSSNLWLMRRTAIIRKYEMESRMRDDEHNKFYNVEIYSMADNVKDSTNKNSDENDYFKNDDGITVGVPLVRHDTVTLEME, encoded by the coding sequence ATGTTTGGaattaatagaaattataaaatCATCTTTATGATAATTGCGATAACATATGGTATGGTTCTGCAAATATTGTCAAATATCACAGTGCCAGTAACGCATCGTTTTTGGCTATCTTCATACCGAGGAATTACATTTGGGGTATATGGGTGGTGTGTAAGGACACCTCCTTCTAATAAATGGTTTTGTAGTGACATTAAATTAGGTTATGAAACCAATTCAACCGTATGGGATGAATACATTCAAATCCCATCAAACACCGATAAAGCTGTTTCACGTTTATTAGTTGTACACTCAATATCGGcaattatttctattttcatgtttattttatttataccTATCAAACATTTCTACTATTCCACAACTTATATTTTACTATTAGGCATTATTTGTGTATTTTGCTATatcttttcattattaagtTTTTTGGttgatatattaattttcttttcctcTTTAAGTTGGCTAGGTTGGATTAATCTAAGTTGTCCCATTATTTATGCTATTTGTTCGTCAAATTTATGGTTGATGAGAAGAACAGCAATAATAAGGAAATATGAGATGGAAAGTCGAATGAGAGATGATGAacataataaattttacaatGTAGAAATATACTCAATGGCGGATAATGTTAAGGATAGTACAAATAAGAACTCAGATGAGAAcgattattttaaaaatgatgatggAATTACTGTAGGGGTACCGCTAGTCAGACATGATACAGTTACACTAGAAATGGAGTAA
- the RNA14 gene encoding cleavage polyadenylation factor subunit RNA14 (similar to Saccharomyces cerevisiae RNA14 (YMR061W); ancestral locus Anc_2.627), translating into MSTSEQVTDKTEGNSTSDDEFSISSLINANNSEEETNYINHVLKHPLDILSYLKLIQYYDNNDSFDKSRSIFKILNKNYPLYSTLWTLQLKSELLRDEFKIVEVILSNCLSGEYPNNDLSLWMTYLDYVRRKNNLITGGQEARSIVIKAFELVLNSCAIFEPISNQFWTDYLNFLIHWKAVNKWENQQRIDMIRKIYKKLLSLPIDNLEKFWNQYTQWEQEINNLTARKFIGEISADYMKARSIFLEWSNVTKGLKRSNPLKISLANKNNIPQFYNSTDENDKDKQDNIEQLQIWLDWLTWEKQNKLELSDDLLKKRITYVYNQAIQFMIFSPQIWYDYVMFKSNSDLSIKSNDISAVNTAGATTTLSNSSGNDIDLDPISAQKILNLSIQANPTSPLLIFKLAESFELNNNIDDLKKAFDNSIEYILKDLKPKIQEAKDNNTYLPLPLDIARTSSTIDPIYKQRYLLTYIYCMYMNTMKRNLGLSAARSVFGKCRKLKSILTHHIYIENAYLEFNNQLDYKTPCKVLELGLKYFQEDGIYINKYLDFLISINRNSQIKTLFEMSIDKINNKDQLDLIFKKMICYESKFGNLDNVYSLQKRFFEKFPNENYIDIFTIRYQLQNENLIKDLELTYLPKDFFPFSNLQSYSQFNNTSNINIFGKKKRSFDSASLNNEQNKKKSHIKKFKSHPNIPDDILDLLAILPKRQYFNNAILDPKKLISFLEDQVVIPEKNSSEVDNHNSTINN; encoded by the coding sequence ATGTCTACTTCAGAACAAGTTACTGATAAGACTGAAGGTAATTCAACCtcagatgatgaattttctatttcatCTCTAATAAATGCTAATAATtcagaagaagaaacaaACTACATCAACCATGTTCTTAAACACCCGTTAGATATATTgtcatatttaaaattgattcaatattacgataataatgattcatttgataaaaGTAGATCAATATTTAAGATTCTAAATAAGAATTATCCTTTATATTCGACTTTATGGACACTTCAATTGAAAAGTGAATTATTAAGAGATGAATTCAAAATCGTAGAGGTTATCCTATCGAATTGTTTGTCCGGTGAATACCCAAATAATGATCTCTCTCTTTGGATGACATATTTAGATTATGTGcgtagaaaaaataatttgattacTGGTGGTCAGGAGGCAAGATCTATAGTCATCAAAGCTTTCGAATTGGTGCTGAATTCTTGTGCCATTTTTGAACCGATATCCAATCAGTTTTGGAcagattatttgaattttttaattcattggAAAGCTGTTAATAAATGGGAAAATCAACAAAGAATTGATATgattagaaaaatttataaaaaattattatcccTTCCAATTGATAACTTAGAAAAGTTTTGGAATCAATATACACAATGGgaacaagaaattaataatttgactGCAAGAAAGTTTATTGGAGAAATATCTGCGGATTATATGAAAGCTagatcaatttttttagaatgGTCAAATGTTACAAAAGGTTTAAAAAGATCAAAtccattaaaaatttctttggcaaataaaaataatattccacAATTCTACAACTCTACcgatgaaaatgataaggATAAACAAGATAATATCgaacaattacaaatttgGTTGGATTGGTTAACTTGGGAGAAGCAAAACAAACTAGAACTATCAGATGAcctattgaaaaaaagaataacaTATGTTTATAATCAAGCCATTCAGTTTATGATATTTAGTCCTCAGATTTGGTACGACTATGTAATGTTTAAGAGCAATAGTGACCTCTctattaaatcaaatgatATATCAGCAGTCAATACCGCAGGGGCTACAACAAcattatcaaattcttcagGCAATGATATTGATCTTGATCCAATTAGTGCAcagaaaattttaaatttatcaattcaGGCAAATCCCACATCTcctttattaatttttaaactaGCTGAATCATTTGaacttaataataatatagatgatttgaaaaaagcTTTTGATAActcaattgaatatattttaaaagatttaaaaccCAAAATACAAGAAGCAAAGGACAATAACACATATTTACCTTTGCCACTAGATATTGCAAGAACATCTTCCACAATTGATCCAATTTATAAACAAAGATATCTATTAACTTACATTTATTGTATGTATATGAATACcatgaaaagaaatttagGGTTGTCAGCTGCAAGATCTGTTTTCGGTAAATGCCGTAAGTTAAAATCTATTTTAACTCatcatatttatattgaaaatgcttatttagaatttaataatcaaTTAGATTATAAAACTCCTTGTAAAGTGTTGGAATTAGGgttgaaatatttccaagaagatggtatttatattaataaatacttagatttcttaatttcaattaatagaaACTCTCAAATAAAAACTCTATTTGAAATGTCTATTGAtaagattaataataaagatcaattagatttaattttcaaaaaaatgatatgttatgaatcaaaattcggtaatttagataatgtTTACTCATTAcaaaaaagattttttgaaaaatttcccAATGAAAActatattgatatttttacaatcagatatcaattacaaaatgaaaacttaatcaaagatttagaattaaCATATTTGCCAAAggatttttttccattttccAATTTACAATCATATTcacaatttaataatacatctaacattaatatatttggtaaaaagaaaagatctTTTGACTCCGCTTCATTGAATAatgaacaaaataaaaaaaagtctCACATTAAAAAGTTCAAGTCACATCCAAATATTCCTGATGATATCTTAGATTTATTGGCTATTCTACCGAAAAGACAATACTTCAATAATGCAATACTTGATccaaagaaattaattagCTTTTTGGAAGATCAAGTTGTGATTcctgaaaaaaatagttcaGAGGTGGACAATCATAACTCcacaattaataattag